The nucleotide sequence TGTAATAATTCTGAAAAAGTGGAATAAAACTCTCCGCCATGATCACCACGCGATCCTTTCGGCCCTTGGCATTTTTTATAATGAGCTGCCGTCTATCGATATCAATATGTTTTAATTCCAATCGTATCAGCTCACTAATACGGATTCCGGAAGAATACAAGAGCGCCAGTATAGTACGGTGTTTCAGGTTTTTGGTTACCCGGAGTAGATCAACTACTTCCTCCTTGCTCAAAACAGTGGGCAGATAGCTCGATTTTGAGGGCCGCTGTAACTCATCGGCATTAATCGCACATTCGGGATAGAAGAATGCAAAATGTTTCAACCCACTTATCATTTGTCGGTGGGTGCTAATGGAATATTTTTTTACCGGTACCGTTTCTTCCACGAACAGTCGAACGTCGTTATTGGTGAGTTCTTTAAAAGCTTTGTTTTGTATGAAATACAGAAAATCCAGCACAAATGACGAATATACTTTTATGGTGTTTTCACTAAGCCGTAGCCCTCGTAAATACCGTATGTAATTATTGAGCAGTTCTTTTTTTTCGGGACTGAAATCTGATTCTTTTTGTTTTCCGTCCTTCTTTGTAAATGAAGAAGCATTCACAATGAACCCGCTTTTCCGAAGATATTCCGAAAGATGACTAAGTACTAGCCTGTGGTTATTTTTTACATAAAAAAGGCGATGTGTCATACTCCAATTCGAGCCGGGATATTTCTTTACAAGCTCTTTTGCATCATGACTAAAAGGAAATTCGAGCGCAATACAATTTTGACCTTTATGCTTTAAGGGACGTAGCGTGACTTTCATAGGAAATTGAGACCATGAAATGGTCTATTTTAAAAGAGGGGAGAAAGTGCTGTGGAAAAACTAAAACCTGATATAAATCTACAAAAATTATTTCTTTTGGCGTAAGGCTTTTGGGACCAACATCGAATAGTCACCGTTGTTGCGCATAACGTCCCGTACTATGGTAGACGAAATATTTGAAACTTCGGGTGAACACACCAGAAAAATACTTTCTATCCCGGCCATCGAGGCGTTGGTTTGTGCGATAGACTGTTCGTAGTTGAGATCGGTGGCGTTGCGAAGTCCGCGAAGGATAAATGGAGCCTTTTCAGCTTTACAAAAATGTGCTGTGAGTCCGGTATAAGTTTTTACCACGACCTGAGGTTCATCGGCAAAGGTCGCTTCAATCGCCTGCTTCCGTTCTTCTAGAGAAAGCATGTATTTTTTATCGGCATTCACGCCTATGGCGACAACTATTTCGTCAAAGAGTGCCAGACCGCGCATAATGATATCTACATGGCCCAGGGTAATGGGGTCAAAACTTCCGGGAAAAACTGCGCGTTTCATGTTTATTTTACGATTTATGCTAAGGTACTAAGTAATTTTGAATTCTGACTAGTGTGATGTAAGTAGTGAAAAATGAGAAGTAAGTAAACTAATTCTCCTAACTCCTAACTCCTAACTCCTAATTTACCTCCGCCTCTTCAACCAGCATCCCAAAAAATTCGGTGAGCGTCATTCCGGCTTCACGTATTTGCTTGGGAACAATACTTTCCTTCGAAAG is from Constantimarinum furrinae and encodes:
- a CDS encoding tyrosine-type recombinase/integrase, producing MKVTLRPLKHKGQNCIALEFPFSHDAKELVKKYPGSNWSMTHRLFYVKNNHRLVLSHLSEYLRKSGFIVNASSFTKKDGKQKESDFSPEKKELLNNYIRYLRGLRLSENTIKVYSSFVLDFLYFIQNKAFKELTNNDVRLFVEETVPVKKYSISTHRQMISGLKHFAFFYPECAINADELQRPSKSSYLPTVLSKEEVVDLLRVTKNLKHRTILALLYSSGIRISELIRLELKHIDIDRRQLIIKNAKGRKDRVVIMAESFIPLFQNYYMTYSPKRYFVEGPKGKIYNSSSVRSFLKRSCRDAGISKRVTPHTLRHSYATHLIENGVGLRHVQDLLGHAKPETTMIYTHVARRDLLRVRSPLDTALHQLSSSDKNQPFPSLSQNLSG
- the coaD gene encoding pantetheine-phosphate adenylyltransferase, with the translated sequence MKRAVFPGSFDPITLGHVDIIMRGLALFDEIVVAIGVNADKKYMLSLEERKQAIEATFADEPQVVVKTYTGLTAHFCKAEKAPFILRGLRNATDLNYEQSIAQTNASMAGIESIFLVCSPEVSNISSTIVRDVMRNNGDYSMLVPKALRQKK